The sequence TGACCCTTCGGAATCGGATTGCCCGCTCCGATGTTGTTCCTCCTGCCAGCGCCGTCGCTGTATTCGAAGGTGAACTTGCCATCCGACTCGAAGCCGGGCCTAAGCACCCATTGCACGGATTCATCGCTGGCGAATGAAAGTTTCGTGAGCAAGCTCGGGTAGGACTTGTTGTCGTTGGGATCCGTCTTGGCGTTGTATTCCTCGAGGTTGGAGAAGCCGTCCTCATCCGCATCCCTCTGCGGTGAGTCCCCGAAGCCGGGGTCGATGCGGTGTTCGATCCACCAGGAGTTCGGGATGGGGTCGTGAACCATCTCGCCGTCGATGAGATCGAGCGGCCTGGTCTTGTCGTTCTTGTTCACGAAAAGGGCGACCCCGGTGAAAAGATCGACGGGACGGCCTGCGTCATCGCCCTTCTGCCAGGAGCGGCTGAGGCTGAAGGATGCCTTGGCGGTGGGCACGAGATCGCCCTCCTTGACGGCGGGATTGCTTTTGCCGGGAACGGGGCCGGAGGCCTCGGCGCTGAAATCCTCAGCGACCGATCCATATTTCTGCCAGCCGACAAACACCAGGCCTGCGGCGACAACTGCGGCGCCGCCGAGGGCTGCCTTTTCGTAATTTTTGGAAATCCAGGACATGATGGGGTTTGCGGTTCAGGGTTTGGGGAGTTCCTTGGCCGGGAGGAACATGGAAACATCAAAGCGGACGAAGACGATGACCTCCTCATTTCCCAGCACCTGTGCGAGGATGCGTGTGCTGTCGACGGCCTCGGCGGGTGCCTCCTCCGCATCGGGGGCAGGCTGCTCCTCACCCTCTGCAGGGGCGGGTTCATCCGGGTCTTCCGGAGACTCATCCGGGGCAAAGAAAGCGAAGGGATCCGCAGCTTGCGGCGCGACAGCGGCGGCAGGCCTATCGTCCTCGAATTTCGCATCGCTCACCTTGGGCGGCGTATCCCGCTCGTTGGCGATCTTGATGCAACGGACGACGTAGTAGTGCTTGTCCGTCGCACCGAGGAAGCTGAGGAACTCGCGGGCTGCGGACTCGGAGGATTTGAAGGTCATCTCCACCGGGAAATTCCTGGCCACGGCATTGGGGCCGGGGTTGAAATTGCCGCCGTTCTCCTCGGGCAAGGTCACGCGGTGAATGCGGATCAGCTCGCTGGGGCCCGCTTCCGCAAGGCCGAGCAGCGCGTGGCTGATGCCATCGAGCTGGAAGCCGAGCGCACCGGTCGCCTCCTCCCGGGCAAGGCCGCCGCTGTAGGTCTCGAAGCCGAGATAGAATTTCTCCGGAAGCTCGCAGCCTGCGGCCGCAAATGCCTTGGTGATATCCCGGTTCGCCTGCTTGAGGCGATCCCCGAAGACCTGGGGGCTGGTGTTCTCAAGCTTGCCGGGGCGGAACTTGTCGAACAGGCCGCTGAGTTCGGCGATGGACTGGCGGTATTCCTTGAGCGCCTTCTCTTTTCCGTTCCTGTTCTCAAGGGTTGGGTAAAGGGCGATGCTCTCGGAATTGGAAACGCTGGCATACGATTCGTCGAATGCCGCCTTCGCCTCCTCATAGCGGGTGCCGCCGCTGGAAGCGAGGTAGAAGAGTGCGCCGCAGAGAACTACGGTGATTGCAACGAGGGCGGATACGAAAGGGTTGCTCTTGATGGAGTTCATAGGGTTGGAAATCGGGGGCTGCCGGGATCAGCGGACAGTGACCTGGCGGGAAAGCGGAAGGATCAGCTCGAAGGGGAAGGCGAGGTCGCCCTCGCTGTTCGCACCGCTGCTGATGCTCTTGAGGATCTGCTCATCGCTGAGGGGGGTCATCTTGCCCTGCGGGTTCTTCACGGAAAACGCGAAGGTGGTGGAGTTCTCGCGGAGCTTTTTCAGGAGATCGGAGACCACGTTCTGGCTGCGGTCGTTTTCCCTCCAGAAGCCCTTCACGAGGATCGCATTGGCACCTGGGGCGGCAGCCTGCTGGTTGCGGCGCGGGTTCGCCGCCTCGGCAGGGGCGGGCGGATCAGATATGGCGGTGCCGCCGCTCTGGGAGCTCACGTAATCGGATTTCACGATAGGGCGTGCCGTGGGCTTCGGCGCGTTGGGCCCTGTCGGCGGGATGGCATTGTAATCATAGAGCGGCGACATTTCCGTGAGCCAGACGGAATCGCTCGCGAAAGCGCCGCGCAGCTCGCCGAGGAGCTCGAACCAGAAGGCATGGTCGGATTCCATGCCGATGTAGGCTTTCGCCACGAGGGAAAGCTCTCCCTCGGTCTTGAGCTGGCCGCGGATCTGGGACTCGATTGGCGCAAGTTTCTCCTGTGTATCGAGCATCATGCGCGCCTTTTCCTCGGCGGCGCTTGCGGCGATGTTCTGGAACACCGCCCAGCCCGCGAAGCCTGCCACGAAAAGCGCGGCCGCGGCGATCAGGAAGGGCTTGCGGCGATCCGCAGCGCGGGAAACCTCCACAGCGGAGGGCACGAGGTCGATGTTGATCGTCGATTTCCCGATGCCGCGCAGGCCGAGGCCGATGAGCTCGCCCATGGTGTGCGCCTCCCTTTGGAGAGTGTCCGTATCGACGCCCTTGGCGATGGCCACCTTGCCGAGAGGATTGAAGAACTCCACGGGGAGGCCGAGTTTTTCGGAGAAAAACTCAAGCGTGTAAGGCAGGTTCGCGCCGCCGCCCGCAAGCAGCACCTTGCGGGGTGCGCTTCCGGCGTGCTGGCTGCGGTAGTAGTTCGTGGTGCGAGCGATTTCCGCAGGCAGGCGGGTCAGCGCGTTGCGGATGACCATGGCCAGCGCGGCGAGCGACTCGTCCATGGTCTCGGTGTGGCCGCCGCCCAGGGCGACGAGACCGTTGGTGATCTTCTGGTGCTCCGCGTCCGGGAAGGATATGTTGTATTCCTTCGCGATGGCGGCGGTGATGGATGCGCCGCCTATCGCCACGCTGCGGGTGAAGAAACGCGGACCCTCCACGTAGAGCAGGTTGCTGGTCTTCGCGCCGACATCGATGATGAGCGTAGGCTCGTCGGGGGTGCCGTAGGTTTCGCGGAAGGAGTTGTATAGCGCCATGGGCGCGACATCGACCTCGACGGTGGACAGGCCCGCGCCGGTGACGGTTTCGTTGATCTCATCGAGGGCATCGCCCTTGATGGCGACGATGACGACCTCCTTGTCCTCCCCGCCCTGGATGAGTTCGTAGTCCCAGACGACCTCGCTGATGGGGAAAGGGACGTGCTGCTGCGCCTCAAAGGTCACGAGCTGCTCGATGTTGTCATCCTGCAGCGGCGGAAGTTTCACGAAACGCGTGAAAACGGCCTGGCCCGACACCGCGTAGCGGACTTTCGCCTTGGGCACCTGGAGCTTCCCGATGAGGTCGTCGATGACCACCCGGATCTGCGCCTCCCGGGAGGCTTCGAATGCGGGGTCCGCGATGATGGTGTCTGACTCGTATCCCTTCAGGATGAGCCCTCCGCTCTTGGATGTCTCGAACACAGCCATGCTGATCCGCTGTGAGCCTAGGTTGAGTGCGACGGTTGTCTGGGTATCGGCCATGGTGTGCTTGCGATCGGTGAACGTTGGGGAAATTCCGGGGATGTGGTTTTCTATCTATGCGTATCAGCGGCGTTCCTTGAGGATCTCCGCATAGCGATCCCACCACATGTGCGCGAATGCGGACTCGCTCTTGTCAAGCAGTGGCACGCTCTCCGTGCGGGATATCTTGTCCGAGGCGCTGTTCCACCAACCCACCTTTTCCTTGCTTGTCTCCTGGGCGACCTTCTCGCCGTTGACCAGCACCTCGTATCCGACGAGATAGACAAGGCTCTTGCCGGCGCGGTCGGACCCGCTGAGCCTGCGCACGGAGGCGGGCGAGAGGTAAACGGAGCTGAAGACCTCCTCGTTGAGGGGCACGTTCACGTGGGTGATGTCCTTGGTGAGGAGCAGGTAGGTGCCCTTCTTGTCGGGGTTCTCGACCGCGACGTACCATTTCACCAGGATCCTATCGACAGTCTTGGAAGGTGGCTCGGGAGACATCTGGATTTTCAGCGAGGCCTCGATCTCCAGCCAGTCCTTCGCCTTGAAGGATTTCTGTTTCCCGCCGCTGAAATCAGGGGAGGGGAAATCGTCGAAATCGGGTTTCTTTCCCTCGACCTTGTAGGTTTGGGCATCTGCAAGCGGTGCTGAGATCACTGCGGCAAGGGCGCAGGCGGCGGCGGCAAGGGAGGTGAATCTTTTGTTTTTCATGCGCTTCGGGTTTCACGTGAAACTAGGAATAAGGATGGCAGGTTGGCCAGATAAAAGGATGGGCGGGCCAACTTTTTTCAGGAAAATGCTCCATGTTTCTCCCATGGCGGGCGGACAAGCGGTTGACGGATGGCCGCGCCGATGGCTTGACTACGCCCATGCCGCGCACCGCATTCCCGTTTCCCGATCCCGCCACGACCGTTGTCGGCAGCATCGGCGATGCCAGGGCGCTGGCGGAGGAGAGCCCCGCATCGCTAGCCGGGCAGTGCGACATCGCCGAAATCAGGCTCGACCTGCTCCACCGCGAATTCCCGCAGGGCGGTGCTGCGCCATGGGGGCACCTGGCGCCCTTCCCCTTGCTTTTCACCGCCCGCTGCCACAGCGAGGGTTCCCCGGTGGATCTTGATGTGGGAACGCGCGCAGCCATGCTGCGGGCGGCGCTTCCCCATGCATCCCTCATCGACATCGAGGCGCGCTCCATCCCTGAGATGGCGGCCCTGATCGCAGAGATCTCGGCGGAGGGCGTGCCTTGGATCGCTTCTTACCATGATTTCGAGAAACTGCCTTCGCGCGGCGATTTGGAAGCCCAGGCGGGTATCGCCAGGGAGGCGGGTGCCGCCGCCTTCAAGGCGGCCGCGCAACTGCGGACGATGGATGATCTAACGGCTCTCGCCCACTTCCAGATGAATGATGCGGGAATCCCGCTGGCGACGATGGGGATGGGCGTCCTGGCCCCCGTCTCGCGGTTGCTCTGCGCCCAGGCGGGCAGCGTCCTGAACTACGGCTACCTGGGCTCGACACCCACTGCGCCGGGCCAGTGGTCCGCACGGCGGCTGCGCGAAAACATCCGCTCCCTGCGCCCTATCTGTTAGAACAAGCGAGTCCCCGATGCACGGATACCTGACACCCGCAAACCTGGCCTCCTCATGCACCGGGGAGAAACCCGCACGCCTCGCCGTGCTGGGATTCCCTGTCGCCCATTCCGCATCGCCCCAGCTGCACCAGCCCGCATTGGATGCGTTCGGGATCGCCGCGGCCTACGTGCGGCTGGAAGTCATGCCCGGCGCGATCCGCGAGGCGTTCGCGATGATGAGAGGGCTCGGCTTCATCGGCTGCAACGTGACCGTCCCGCACAAGTTCGAGGCGATGGAAGCCTGCGATGAGGTATGCCCGCAGGCGCGGCTTCTGGGCGCGGTCAACACCGTCGTTTTC comes from Akkermansiaceae bacterium and encodes:
- the pilM gene encoding type IV pilus assembly protein PilM, yielding MADTQTTVALNLGSQRISMAVFETSKSGGLILKGYESDTIIADPAFEASREAQIRVVIDDLIGKLQVPKAKVRYAVSGQAVFTRFVKLPPLQDDNIEQLVTFEAQQHVPFPISEVVWDYELIQGGEDKEVVIVAIKGDALDEINETVTGAGLSTVEVDVAPMALYNSFRETYGTPDEPTLIIDVGAKTSNLLYVEGPRFFTRSVAIGGASITAAIAKEYNISFPDAEHQKITNGLVALGGGHTETMDESLAALAMVIRNALTRLPAEIARTTNYYRSQHAGSAPRKVLLAGGGANLPYTLEFFSEKLGLPVEFFNPLGKVAIAKGVDTDTLQREAHTMGELIGLGLRGIGKSTINIDLVPSAVEVSRAADRRKPFLIAAAALFVAGFAGWAVFQNIAASAAEEKARMMLDTQEKLAPIESQIRGQLKTEGELSLVAKAYIGMESDHAFWFELLGELRGAFASDSVWLTEMSPLYDYNAIPPTGPNAPKPTARPIVKSDYVSSQSGGTAISDPPAPAEAANPRRNQQAAAPGANAILVKGFWRENDRSQNVVSDLLKKLRENSTTFAFSVKNPQGKMTPLSDEQILKSISSGANSEGDLAFPFELILPLSRQVTVR
- a CDS encoding type I 3-dehydroquinate dehydratase, with product MPRTAFPFPDPATTVVGSIGDARALAEESPASLAGQCDIAEIRLDLLHREFPQGGAAPWGHLAPFPLLFTARCHSEGSPVDLDVGTRAAMLRAALPHASLIDIEARSIPEMAALIAEISAEGVPWIASYHDFEKLPSRGDLEAQAGIAREAGAAAFKAAAQLRTMDDLTALAHFQMNDAGIPLATMGMGVLAPVSRLLCAQAGSVLNYGYLGSTPTAPGQWSARRLRENIRSLRPIC